A stretch of Calditrichia bacterium DNA encodes these proteins:
- a CDS encoding ribbon-helix-helix protein, CopG family yields the protein MSTKKIAISLEDSLLQQVDELVEKRIFPNRSKAIQEAILDKLTRINKSRLAVECAKLDPDFEKAIAEEGMSTEMDEWPEY from the coding sequence ATGTCAACGAAAAAAATTGCCATTTCATTGGAAGACAGTCTGCTGCAACAGGTAGATGAACTGGTTGAAAAACGCATTTTTCCCAATCGCAGCAAAGCTATTCAGGAGGCAATCCTCGACAAATTGACCCGGATAAACAAAAGCCGCCTCGCTGTTGAATGCGCAAAACTCGATCCGGATTTTGAAAAAGCGATTGCTGAAGAAGGGATGTCGACGGAGATGGATGAATGGCCAGAATACTGA
- a CDS encoding carbon-nitrogen hydrolase encodes MKPRDKYVVGLVQMSASENPDENLQKAIHLSEQAAKDGAQIICLPELFRSQYFCQCEDVDLFNLAENIPGPSTDALAKVAKSHNVTIVASLFEARAAGLYHNTVAILNPAGEIDGIYRKMHIPDDPAYYEKFYFTPGDLGFKVFETSQAKIGTLICWDQWFPEGARLTAMRGADILFYPTAIGWHPHEKQQLGAEQRDAWRTIQRGHAIANGVYVAAINRIGHEKTVPGEAGIQFWGTTFLADPFGVVIAEASIDKEETLIAEINPARIEEVRRGWPFLRDRRIDKYGDITKRFIDDSNIG; translated from the coding sequence ATGAAACCTCGTGATAAATATGTGGTCGGGCTGGTGCAAATGTCCGCATCGGAAAATCCCGACGAAAACCTGCAAAAAGCGATTCATCTCAGCGAACAGGCAGCGAAAGATGGCGCACAGATCATCTGTCTGCCGGAGCTGTTTCGATCGCAATATTTTTGCCAGTGCGAAGATGTCGATTTGTTCAATCTGGCAGAAAACATTCCCGGACCGTCCACCGATGCGCTCGCAAAAGTGGCGAAATCACATAACGTGACCATCGTTGCATCGCTGTTTGAGGCGCGCGCGGCGGGATTGTATCATAATACCGTGGCGATTTTGAATCCGGCTGGCGAGATCGACGGCATCTATCGCAAAATGCACATTCCGGACGATCCGGCGTATTACGAAAAATTTTATTTCACGCCCGGCGATCTCGGTTTCAAAGTGTTCGAAACGTCGCAGGCGAAAATCGGCACACTGATTTGTTGGGATCAGTGGTTCCCGGAAGGCGCGCGACTGACCGCGATGCGCGGCGCGGATATCCTCTTTTATCCGACGGCCATCGGCTGGCATCCCCATGAAAAACAACAACTTGGCGCAGAACAGCGCGATGCCTGGCGAACCATTCAGCGCGGTCACGCGATTGCCAACGGCGTGTATGTTGCGGCAATCAACCGCATCGGGCACGAAAAAACCGTTCCCGGCGAAGCGGGCATCCAGTTTTGGGGAACCACGTTTTTAGCCGACCCGTTTGGCGTGGTCATCGCGGAAGCGTCGATCGATAAAGAGGAAACGTTGATCGCGGAAATTAATCCGGCGCGAATTGAGGAAGTGCGGCGCGGATGGCCCTTCCTGCGCGACCGGCGGATTGACAAATATGGCGACATTACCAAACGATTCATCGACGACAGCAACATTGGATAA
- a CDS encoding outer membrane protein transport protein, which produces MNKSTPILLIALLLPMLLLGQSNRPLNMFYPGNIRFSSSIPAARSLAMGGGAIALPDDPSAVTINPAGLGIFSRPALSATTRYLYFTDAETAYHPAENIEPDKILDQTLISALVVWKNIRFGSFRETIYDQRVLFTSPQQFVVYPGETSTNLLRRNFPSREIIARTQLVENGISVGFRIGLQFTAGILLRLTRLEYGLTDRQYFPRDISSAAPGSTITSDFSTGNLYASQTFDERSTKPGFTIGVLNRFSGRLVVGAVYHFRPTFNVTGETYLPAFTFRNGQQLTEFPAEQFRKVTFKWNMPDAFGAGFAYKYRGWMNLTLDLWRVRYSEMTESLADDGFTNLIQNDQTGNANEQDLLLEDSWEWHAGMEYIFRFFSKNRRFPVRFGFYRKSAGVLHSEGNADNFQQIFPKPSSENHYTGGLGFLFGDRLRFDGAIDISANGFIFMGTSVYTF; this is translated from the coding sequence ATGAATAAATCTACGCCCATATTACTGATTGCGCTGTTGCTGCCGATGCTGCTTCTCGGACAATCGAATCGCCCGTTAAACATGTTTTATCCGGGCAACATCCGTTTTTCATCTTCCATACCTGCGGCACGGTCGCTGGCGATGGGCGGTGGCGCAATCGCCCTGCCGGACGATCCATCGGCGGTTACCATCAATCCGGCCGGACTCGGAATATTTTCGCGACCGGCGCTCTCGGCAACCACTCGCTACCTTTACTTTACAGATGCGGAAACCGCTTATCACCCCGCAGAAAATATCGAACCGGACAAAATTCTCGATCAAACGTTGATCAGTGCGTTGGTAGTTTGGAAAAATATTCGCTTCGGAAGTTTTCGGGAGACCATTTACGATCAGCGGGTTTTGTTTACCAGCCCGCAACAATTTGTGGTTTATCCCGGTGAAACATCGACTAACCTGTTGCGCAGAAACTTTCCCTCGCGTGAAATTATTGCCCGAACGCAATTGGTGGAAAATGGGATTTCGGTGGGATTTCGGATCGGGTTGCAGTTTACAGCAGGCATTTTATTGCGCCTAACCCGATTGGAATATGGACTTACGGATCGCCAATATTTCCCGCGCGATATTTCTTCGGCTGCGCCGGGATCAACGATTACATCAGATTTTTCGACCGGAAATTTGTACGCATCACAAACATTTGACGAACGCAGCACCAAACCGGGCTTTACGATTGGTGTGCTCAACCGCTTTTCCGGGCGACTGGTGGTAGGTGCCGTTTATCATTTTCGCCCGACATTTAACGTGACCGGCGAAACATATTTGCCCGCGTTCACCTTTCGCAACGGACAGCAACTCACGGAGTTTCCGGCAGAACAATTTCGTAAAGTCACTTTCAAATGGAATATGCCGGATGCTTTCGGCGCCGGATTCGCATATAAATATCGCGGATGGATGAACCTCACGCTGGATCTGTGGCGCGTCCGATATTCCGAAATGACCGAATCGTTAGCGGATGACGGCTTCACCAATTTGATCCAGAATGATCAAACCGGCAACGCAAATGAGCAGGATTTGTTGTTGGAAGACAGTTGGGAATGGCATGCCGGAATGGAATATATTTTCCGGTTTTTCTCTAAAAATCGTCGCTTTCCGGTGCGATTCGGGTTTTACCGCAAATCAGCCGGCGTGCTCCACAGCGAAGGCAACGCGGATAATTTTCAGCAAATTTTCCCCAAACCCTCATCGGAAAATCATTACACTGGCGGGCTGGGATTTTTATTTGGCGATCGCCTGCGTTTTGACGGCGCGATCGACATCTCCGCAAACGGCTTTATTTTTATGGGCACATCCGTTTACACATTCTAA
- a CDS encoding sugar hydrolase, which translates to MGFGEQQKQWLAIAESLKPALFREIKYPKFVVEPVADADAFQNWQMKNVQPVADLLKLSFAEGDHFVLDFGEHIVGYLQFSLSLDGAAMGGPLRLKLTFGEVPSEIAEPFDPYSGSLSRAWLQDEIITVDELPQTVRLSRRFAFRFLKIEVLACSFDYRFRFGDFRCETVTSAPPDIETYCDERIPESLREIDRVALRTLRNCFQTVPEDGPKRDRRLWLADSPLMAQVMYQTFQNYDIYKRVLHLFAGLAHDDGRIPACVYEQPQPHISTEFISDFAIMYGAYLLDYAENSNDWETAERLWPVAKKQLDVALAYLDENGLFHDHGKYWVFIDWQPELDKQAAMQGLFIHAFKQIMALATVISRENEVAKLPEIIEKMTAAAMQLRSEDAPYFFLSGDSRQLSWASQIWMILAEVVDAPTGAKLLRETIKSPDAVKPATPFIYHYTAEAMFKCGLQTEAISLIQSYWGKMVELGASTFWEIFDPEDHWKSPYGSHHVNSYCHSWSCTPAYLIRKYVVK; encoded by the coding sequence ATGGGTTTCGGTGAACAACAAAAACAGTGGCTGGCAATCGCGGAGTCGCTAAAACCGGCGTTATTTCGTGAGATAAAATATCCGAAATTTGTGGTCGAACCGGTTGCCGATGCCGATGCATTCCAAAATTGGCAAATGAAAAATGTGCAGCCGGTTGCGGATTTGCTGAAATTGTCATTTGCGGAAGGTGATCATTTTGTGCTCGATTTTGGCGAGCACATCGTTGGATATTTGCAATTTTCGCTGTCGCTGGACGGCGCGGCGATGGGCGGACCGCTCCGGCTGAAACTTACTTTCGGCGAAGTGCCGTCGGAAATTGCCGAACCGTTCGATCCCTATTCGGGATCGCTCAGTCGCGCCTGGTTGCAGGATGAAATCATCACTGTGGACGAATTGCCGCAAACCGTGCGGCTTTCCCGGCGCTTTGCCTTCCGTTTTCTCAAAATTGAAGTGTTGGCCTGTTCGTTCGATTATCGCTTTCGTTTTGGCGATTTTCGCTGTGAAACGGTGACGTCCGCACCGCCGGATATCGAAACATATTGTGATGAACGTATCCCAGAATCGCTCCGCGAGATTGATCGTGTGGCGCTGCGAACGCTGCGCAATTGCTTCCAAACCGTGCCGGAGGACGGTCCCAAACGCGACCGGCGGCTCTGGCTGGCGGATTCACCGTTGATGGCGCAGGTGATGTATCAGACCTTCCAAAATTACGATATTTACAAACGCGTTTTACATCTTTTTGCCGGGCTTGCTCACGATGACGGACGCATTCCCGCATGCGTTTACGAACAGCCGCAGCCGCACATCAGCACGGAATTTATCAGCGATTTTGCGATTATGTACGGCGCGTATCTTCTTGATTATGCTGAAAATAGCAATGATTGGGAGACCGCCGAACGGCTGTGGCCTGTTGCCAAAAAACAGCTCGATGTCGCGTTGGCATATCTCGACGAAAACGGCTTGTTTCACGATCACGGGAAATATTGGGTGTTCATCGACTGGCAGCCGGAACTGGACAAACAGGCAGCGATGCAGGGGTTGTTCATCCATGCGTTCAAACAAATAATGGCGCTCGCCACAGTCATCTCCCGGGAAAATGAAGTGGCGAAATTGCCGGAAATCATCGAAAAAATGACGGCGGCGGCGATGCAATTGCGATCAGAAGATGCACCGTATTTTTTCCTGAGCGGCGATTCGCGGCAGCTATCGTGGGCATCGCAAATTTGGATGATTTTGGCAGAGGTGGTAGACGCACCAACCGGTGCAAAATTGCTCCGGGAGACCATCAAATCACCGGACGCCGTCAAACCGGCGACGCCGTTTATCTACCATTACACCGCCGAAGCGATGTTCAAATGCGGGTTGCAAACAGAAGCTATTTCGCTGATTCAATCGTATTGGGGAAAAATGGTGGAGCTGGGCGCGAGCACATTTTGGGAAATTTTCGACCCGGAAGATCACTGGAAATCGCCGTATGGCAGCCATCACGTCAATAGCTATTGCCATTCGTGGAGTTGCACACCGGCGTATCTGATTCGCAAATATGTTGTAAAATGA
- a CDS encoding type II toxin-antitoxin system PemK/MazF family toxin yields the protein MARILRGDIYWADLNPVRGREQAGKRPVLIISHNIFNARSGTVIAMAITSQQPTAGFPLTFELQNQDLPKKSWVKISQIRTLSVERLDNRITQLPPEVVDNIVDGLNEIIGN from the coding sequence ATGGCCAGAATACTGAGGGGCGATATTTATTGGGCGGATCTGAATCCCGTACGCGGCAGAGAGCAGGCTGGCAAACGACCGGTGCTGATCATCAGCCACAACATTTTCAATGCACGATCGGGAACGGTCATCGCAATGGCGATTACCAGTCAACAGCCAACCGCCGGATTTCCATTGACTTTCGAACTGCAAAACCAAGATCTACCAAAAAAGTCATGGGTGAAAATCAGTCAAATCCGCACGCTGTCGGTTGAGCGATTGGATAACAGAATTACCCAGCTTCCGCCTGAAGTTGTTGATAATATTGTAGATGGGTTGAATGAAATAATTGGTAATTGA
- a CDS encoding YjbQ family protein, translating to MKWIQKSIKLTAKKRGFHIITHEIERQIPELRDLRIGVVHIFIQHTSASLSINENASSDVRLDMESHFNEMVPENAQYYRHTFEGPDDMPAHIKASLLGSSVTVPVSNGQLNLGTWQGIYLCEHRDHGGSRRLVVTAWGESGEQVG from the coding sequence ATGAAATGGATTCAAAAATCGATCAAGTTAACAGCGAAAAAGCGCGGTTTCCATATTATCACACATGAAATTGAGCGACAAATTCCAGAATTGCGTGATTTGCGAATAGGTGTTGTGCATATTTTTATTCAACATACGTCGGCTTCGCTGAGCATCAACGAGAATGCGTCGTCCGATGTGCGGCTGGATATGGAATCGCATTTCAACGAGATGGTTCCGGAAAATGCACAGTACTATCGCCACACTTTTGAGGGTCCGGACGACATGCCCGCGCATATCAAAGCATCGCTGCTCGGCAGCAGCGTTACGGTTCCGGTGAGCAACGGGCAGTTGAATTTGGGCACCTGGCAGGGCATTTATCTCTGCGAACATCGCGATCACGGTGGATCGCGGCGGCTGGTGGTGACTGCCTGGGGAGAATCGGGTGAGCAGGTTGGGTGA
- a CDS encoding tryptophan synthase subunit alpha codes for MTSNFRTYLDEKRRNGEKMLSIYLTTGFPTPDATLPLLNAIVDAGADLVELGIPFSDPLADGPTIQNAAQVALKNGTTLAKSLKMLADFTAAQSVPAILMGYSNPFMHYGWAKLMDDAKAAGAGGFIIPDLPPEESERICEMARERDLDIIFLVAPNTPKSRIELVNSQSGGFVYAVSLTGVTGARDTLPPETRIFLERLRSQIVHPVLVGFGISNAETARAIAPYCDGVIVGSAVIRAIAEAKDIDSAVASVRKLVGEIKSALT; via the coding sequence ATGACATCGAATTTTCGAACATACCTTGACGAAAAGCGCCGCAACGGCGAGAAAATGTTGTCCATTTATCTGACAACCGGATTTCCGACGCCGGATGCTACGCTGCCGTTGCTGAACGCAATTGTGGACGCCGGTGCCGATTTGGTGGAATTGGGCATCCCGTTCAGCGATCCGCTGGCAGATGGCCCGACCATCCAAAACGCCGCGCAAGTTGCCCTGAAAAACGGCACAACTCTTGCAAAATCACTAAAAATGCTCGCGGATTTTACCGCTGCGCAATCTGTTCCCGCAATTTTGATGGGATACAGCAATCCGTTTATGCATTACGGCTGGGCAAAATTGATGGACGATGCCAAAGCTGCCGGCGCCGGTGGTTTTATTATTCCCGATCTGCCGCCGGAAGAAAGCGAACGCATTTGCGAAATGGCCCGCGAACGGGATTTGGATATTATTTTTTTGGTGGCACCGAATACGCCAAAATCGCGGATTGAGCTGGTAAACAGCCAAAGCGGCGGGTTTGTTTACGCCGTTTCGCTGACCGGCGTAACCGGCGCACGGGATACGCTGCCACCGGAAACGCGGATATTTCTGGAGCGATTGCGCTCCCAAATCGTGCATCCGGTGTTAGTGGGATTCGGTATTTCCAACGCGGAAACCGCCCGCGCCATCGCCCCGTACTGTGACGGCGTGATTGTCGGCAGCGCAGTAATTCGCGCCATCGCTGAAGCAAAAGATATTGATAGCGCGGTTGCCAGCGTTCGTAAATTGGTTGGCGAAATCAAATCGGCGTTAACATAA
- a CDS encoding agmatine deiminase family protein, which produces MNNENIVNTELTGFRFPAEWEKHEATWLGWPHNRTDWPGKIAPIHWVYGEMVRKIAPGEKLHILIQNEALENRAKRVLTRIGVDLSQVEFFRFPTNRGWTRDTGPIFIKRESPQPEIAIAGFRFNAWAKYHDWELDCQIPQKIADRTGRQLIPIRKNGVDVVLEGGAIDVNGAGTLLTTEECLLDPKTQVRNPSLSRADIEAVLCDTLGVSNVLWLNKGITGDDTHGHVDDFCRFVNRNTVVLSEETNGSDPNHAILEENRERLEGYRLEDGSKISIIRLPMPEPLMFDGYRLPASYANFYIANQAVIVPTFNDPNDRIALGILSELFTDRKVVGIHAVDLVLGLGTLHCLTQQEPALQG; this is translated from the coding sequence ATGAACAACGAAAATATTGTAAATACCGAGCTTACCGGATTTCGTTTTCCGGCGGAATGGGAAAAACACGAAGCCACCTGGCTGGGCTGGCCGCACAATCGCACAGATTGGCCCGGCAAAATTGCACCGATCCACTGGGTGTACGGCGAGATGGTTCGCAAAATCGCGCCGGGCGAAAAACTGCATATTTTGATTCAAAACGAGGCGCTCGAAAATAGAGCCAAACGCGTGTTAACGCGAATCGGCGTCGATCTTTCTCAGGTCGAATTTTTTCGATTTCCGACCAATCGCGGGTGGACCCGCGACACCGGACCCATTTTCATCAAACGCGAATCGCCGCAGCCGGAAATTGCCATCGCCGGATTCCGTTTCAACGCGTGGGCAAAATATCACGATTGGGAGCTGGATTGCCAGATTCCCCAAAAAATTGCCGATCGCACCGGACGGCAACTGATCCCGATCCGCAAAAATGGGGTGGACGTGGTGCTGGAAGGCGGCGCCATCGACGTGAACGGCGCCGGAACGCTGCTCACCACCGAAGAATGTTTGCTCGATCCGAAAACGCAGGTGCGCAATCCGTCGCTCAGTCGTGCGGACATCGAAGCGGTGCTGTGCGACACGCTGGGTGTGTCGAATGTGCTCTGGCTGAACAAAGGCATCACCGGGGACGATACGCACGGGCACGTCGATGATTTTTGCCGATTTGTGAATCGCAACACGGTTGTGCTCAGCGAAGAAACAAATGGCAGCGATCCTAATCATGCAATATTGGAAGAAAACCGCGAGCGACTGGAAGGTTATCGGTTAGAAGATGGCTCGAAAATCAGCATCATCCGGCTACCGATGCCCGAACCGCTGATGTTCGACGGCTATCGTTTGCCGGCGAGTTACGCCAATTTTTACATCGCTAATCAAGCGGTAATTGTGCCGACGTTTAACGATCCGAACGACCGGATTGCGTTGGGAATTCTGTCAGAATTGTTCACCGACCGAAAAGTAGTTGGCATTCACGCAGTGGATTTGGTGTTGGGATTGGGCACGCTGCATTGCCTCACACAGCAGGAACCGGCGTTGCAAGGATAG
- a CDS encoding pyridoxamine 5'-phosphate oxidase family protein has translation MGEYQHESWDSFDEILQKCFGMLETGVSDRHDPLHTPVIGTVENNAPQLRTVIFRKFDPASRTLIFHTDFRTEKVAQIQNNPVVSWLFYHPERKVQLRIISDAKIHSDDSIADERWAASQLMSRRCYCIPMAPGTLSDSPESGLPEYLQLRRPTESESNDLGRANFCAISCQIREMDWLYLAAKGNRRAKFEWKNEHLHATWLIP, from the coding sequence ATGGGCGAGTATCAACACGAAAGCTGGGATTCCTTCGACGAAATTCTCCAAAAATGTTTCGGGATGCTCGAGACCGGCGTTTCCGACCGGCACGATCCGCTGCACACGCCGGTGATCGGCACGGTTGAAAATAACGCGCCACAGTTGCGAACCGTCATTTTTCGAAAATTTGATCCGGCATCGCGAACGCTGATTTTTCACACTGATTTTCGAACCGAAAAAGTAGCGCAAATTCAGAATAATCCAGTGGTTAGCTGGCTGTTTTATCACCCGGAGCGAAAGGTGCAGTTGCGGATTATCAGCGATGCAAAAATCCATTCCGACGACAGCATTGCCGATGAACGGTGGGCCGCCAGCCAGTTGATGAGCCGCCGCTGCTACTGCATTCCGATGGCGCCCGGCACCCTTTCCGATTCGCCGGAATCCGGATTGCCGGAATATTTGCAACTGCGCCGCCCCACCGAAAGCGAATCCAACGACCTCGGACGCGCCAATTTTTGCGCGATATCCTGCCAAATTCGCGAAATGGACTGGCTGTATCTCGCGGCAAAAGGGAACCGCCGCGCCAAATTTGAATGGAAAAATGAACACCTTCACGCAACCTGGCTGATTCCCTGA
- a CDS encoding PAS domain-containing protein yields MSEPDDVKKQQPEEELDTLKKRIKELERLEISREKLQDILRDSEQSYKRLVQYLTDYIYTVFIENGEAVYTYHGPGCQAVTGYSSKDYLDNPGLWFEMVYEDDQEVVRALTQKAQNGEEVAPFEHRIRHRDSSVRWIKNTIVLHKDESGRVVSYDGLINDITELKHIDNEKRRQQQQLIQADKMASLGVLVAGVAHEVNNPNNFILLNAQFLSDAWKNIRPILDEYYEQNGEFHLASIPFTESRQSITESLAGIIDGAVRIKKIVNSLKAFSRKDKGDLNQNIDLNAVVKSAVLLSNNLIHKSTYYFSTYLAENLPIIHGNRQQLEQVLINLLTNACHAVDDPEKSISVSTWFDEIEEKVVIEVRDEGVGIDPKNRNHVFDPFFTTKLDQEGTGLGLSISYQIIKDHNGAILFDSEPGHGTTVSLRLPVAHPVK; encoded by the coding sequence ATGTCCGAGCCGGATGACGTCAAAAAACAGCAGCCCGAAGAAGAACTGGACACGCTGAAAAAGCGGATTAAGGAATTGGAACGGCTGGAGATCAGCCGGGAAAAGCTGCAGGATATCCTCCGCGATAGCGAGCAAAGCTATAAACGGCTGGTGCAATATCTCACGGATTATATTTACACCGTTTTCATCGAAAACGGCGAAGCGGTTTACACCTATCACGGTCCGGGTTGCCAGGCGGTTACCGGTTATTCATCGAAAGATTATCTGGATAATCCCGGTTTGTGGTTCGAAATGGTGTATGAGGATGATCAGGAAGTGGTGCGGGCGCTCACCCAAAAAGCCCAAAACGGTGAGGAAGTTGCGCCGTTTGAGCACCGCATTCGGCACCGGGACAGTAGCGTTCGCTGGATCAAAAATACCATCGTTTTGCACAAAGATGAAAGCGGGCGCGTTGTTTCGTATGACGGTTTGATCAACGATATCACTGAGCTGAAGCACATCGATAACGAAAAACGGCGGCAGCAGCAACAGTTGATTCAGGCTGATAAAATGGCATCGCTGGGTGTGCTGGTAGCCGGTGTCGCTCACGAAGTGAATAACCCCAATAATTTCATATTGTTAAATGCCCAATTTTTGTCCGATGCGTGGAAAAATATCCGCCCGATTCTGGATGAATATTATGAGCAAAACGGTGAGTTTCACCTTGCCAGTATCCCGTTTACGGAATCGCGGCAGAGCATTACAGAATCGCTGGCGGGCATCATCGACGGTGCGGTGCGCATCAAAAAAATTGTCAACAGCCTGAAAGCATTTTCGCGCAAAGATAAAGGGGATTTAAATCAAAATATCGATTTGAATGCGGTGGTAAAATCTGCAGTGCTGTTGAGCAACAATCTCATTCACAAATCGACCTATTATTTTTCAACTTATCTGGCAGAAAATTTACCGATTATTCACGGCAATCGTCAACAGTTGGAGCAGGTGCTCATCAATTTGCTAACCAACGCTTGCCATGCGGTGGACGATCCGGAAAAAAGCATTTCGGTATCCACCTGGTTCGATGAAATTGAAGAAAAAGTGGTGATCGAAGTGCGCGACGAAGGCGTTGGCATCGATCCGAAAAATAGAAATCATGTGTTCGATCCGTTTTTTACCACAAAACTGGATCAGGAGGGCACCGGACTTGGGCTTTCGATTTCGTATCAAATTATCAAAGATCACAACGGTGCCATTTTGTTTGATTCTGAACCGGGGCACGGAACGACCGTTTCGCTGCGGTTGCCGGTTGCGCATCCGGTTAAATAA
- the selB gene encoding selenocysteine-specific translation elongation factor: MSEKPNVDSTRQFVIGTAGHIDHGKTALVKALSGVDTDRLPEEKKRGITIDLGFAHLTENITFIDVPGHERFIKNMVAGVSSIDLVLFVIAADDGVMPQTREHFDIINLLHIRHGIFVITKTDLADDDWLMLVEDDIRQLLSGTAFADSPILQTSVAKNVGIDELRAKILETLATIPARADSEIFRQPVDRVFSVKGFGSVITGTVIGGQLKPGDELEIQPTGQKTRVRGMQSHDADVSFVRTGDRAAVNLANVEPHEIERGMVLAQVDVFQPVTLMNVSLKMLADAPAPLKNNQRIRLHIHTAEVMARVLLPDAPKLNPGSQTFAQLRLESPLHAMAQDRFIIRQYSPQRTIGGGEVLQINPFRYRKKFADLFRETMIRFTGDDDKLRILATFDRISAKPQSLWEIKISVNLPLADLQSNLKALQKNQQIFAESIAGKPAYFSAEQIVAVTERVSGLLAKYHQKHPGRTGMKDAEIISALSRYFPAEAIRKSLQIGVNQKSLANDSGSYRLFDFTPQLSSKDSVVYQSLEQRYRDAGFAPPTVKDAIVEFGVSVKDFKEITRMLREEGKLVQVDATLLFHSDAFSKLLDLLRGYFQSNNQISVAEFKDLIGSTRKHAIPLLEYLDNREITQRDGDARKAGPQL; the protein is encoded by the coding sequence ATGAGCGAAAAACCGAATGTTGACAGCACCCGCCAATTTGTGATCGGCACTGCCGGGCACATCGATCACGGCAAAACTGCGCTGGTGAAAGCGCTTTCCGGCGTTGATACCGATCGGCTGCCGGAGGAGAAAAAACGCGGCATCACTATCGATTTGGGATTTGCGCATCTCACTGAAAATATTACATTTATCGATGTTCCTGGGCACGAGCGCTTCATCAAAAATATGGTGGCAGGCGTCAGCAGCATCGACCTCGTTTTATTCGTGATCGCCGCCGATGACGGGGTGATGCCGCAAACCCGTGAGCATTTTGATATCATCAATTTGTTGCACATTCGCCACGGTATTTTTGTGATCACCAAAACCGATCTCGCCGATGACGACTGGCTGATGCTGGTGGAAGACGACATTCGTCAATTGCTCTCCGGAACGGCGTTTGCAGATAGCCCGATTTTACAAACATCCGTCGCCAAAAATGTGGGCATCGACGAGCTTCGCGCAAAAATTCTCGAAACACTCGCCACCATTCCCGCACGGGCGGATTCGGAAATTTTCCGGCAGCCGGTGGATCGCGTATTTTCCGTGAAAGGCTTTGGTTCGGTGATCACCGGAACCGTAATTGGCGGGCAGCTAAAGCCGGGCGACGAGCTGGAAATTCAGCCAACCGGACAGAAAACCCGGGTGCGCGGCATGCAAAGCCACGATGCGGATGTGTCGTTTGTGCGCACCGGCGATCGCGCAGCGGTGAATCTGGCGAATGTGGAACCGCACGAAATCGAGCGAGGGATGGTGCTTGCACAAGTTGATGTTTTTCAGCCGGTTACGCTAATGAACGTATCGCTGAAAATGCTGGCGGATGCACCGGCGCCGTTAAAAAATAATCAGCGAATCCGGTTGCATATTCACACAGCGGAAGTGATGGCGCGGGTGCTGCTGCCGGATGCGCCAAAGCTGAATCCCGGTTCGCAAACATTCGCACAACTCCGGCTGGAATCGCCGCTGCACGCGATGGCTCAGGATCGATTTATCATCCGGCAATACTCGCCGCAGCGCACGATCGGCGGGGGAGAGGTGCTGCAAATTAACCCGTTTCGCTATCGCAAAAAATTTGCAGACCTGTTTCGCGAAACGATGATCCGGTTCACCGGCGATGACGATAAACTACGCATTCTGGCGACATTCGACCGGATTTCCGCAAAGCCGCAATCGCTGTGGGAGATCAAAATTTCGGTCAATTTACCGCTGGCGGATTTGCAATCGAATCTGAAAGCGTTGCAGAAAAATCAGCAAATATTCGCGGAATCGATTGCTGGAAAACCTGCATATTTTTCGGCGGAACAGATTGTTGCCGTCACTGAACGGGTGTCTGGGCTGCTCGCAAAATATCACCAAAAACATCCCGGCAGAACCGGGATGAAAGATGCGGAAATTATCAGCGCACTTTCGCGGTATTTTCCGGCGGAAGCGATTCGCAAATCGTTGCAAATTGGTGTGAATCAGAAATCGCTGGCGAACGATTCGGGTAGCTACCGGCTGTTCGATTTTACACCGCAATTGTCATCGAAGGATTCTGTGGTGTATCAATCGCTGGAACAGCGTTACCGCGATGCCGGATTTGCGCCGCCAACCGTAAAGGATGCAATAGTTGAGTTTGGCGTATCTGTGAAAGATTTTAAAGAGATCACCCGGATGCTCCGGGAAGAAGGGAAATTAGTGCAGGTGGACGCAACATTGCTGTTTCACAGCGATGCGTTTTCGAAATTGCTGGATTTGCTGCGCGGCTATTTTCAATCAAATAATCAGATTTCAGTTGCTGAATTTAAGGATTTGATCGGCTCCACCCGCAAACACGCGATTCCGTTGCTGGAATATCTGGACAATCGCGAAATCACCCAACGCGACGGCGACGCGCGCAAAGCCGGACCACAATTGTGA